From a region of the Seleniivibrio woodruffii genome:
- a CDS encoding c-type cytochrome, producing MQRHKWIYSVIAAAVFIPFAALAASSISEGERLGRPCAGCHAGNGYAPGEYIARIGGQNAQYMTKVMTEYATAKRPGSVEMSIIAKGYSEADMAAISEYYAAKKWANSTNRIDPKKAAAGLKLAKDNGCFDCHGEKGQGVESTPRIGGQNAGYMAEALKRYKAGQIVSEEMAVVKDMTDSQLESLAQYFSGIRK from the coding sequence ATGCAGAGACACAAATGGATCTATTCAGTAATTGCAGCCGCAGTATTTATTCCTTTTGCGGCACTGGCAGCTTCTTCTATCTCCGAAGGGGAGAGACTCGGCAGACCCTGCGCAGGATGCCACGCCGGAAACGGCTATGCTCCCGGCGAATATATCGCACGCATCGGCGGCCAGAATGCGCAGTACATGACCAAGGTCATGACGGAATATGCCACGGCAAAAAGACCGGGCAGTGTTGAAATGTCCATCATCGCAAAGGGTTATTCCGAAGCCGATATGGCCGCCATATCAGAGTATTATGCCGCAAAGAAATGGGCAAACTCAACAAACAGAATCGACCCCAAAAAAGCCGCCGCAGGCCTTAAGCTGGCAAAAGACAACGGCTGTTTCGACTGTCACGGTGAAAAAGGGCAGGGAGTTGAATCCACTCCCAGAATAGGCGGACAGAACGCAGGCTATATGGCTGAGGCACTGAAACGCTATAAGGCAGGCCAGATAGTTTCCGAAGAGATGGCAGTGGTTAAGGATATGACCGACAGCCAGCTGGAATCTCTTGCGCAGTATTTCTCCGGAATCAGGAAATAG
- a CDS encoding cytochrome c, with amino-acid sequence MLKKIMLVVLALAFTASTVFAFDFNGGDGRKGKRLWKRYHTQCADGKTLPNKVGASTKTQAQWKDAFNNPAKLPCGGKWADGIKTEEDMQNVFRYLFDHAADSDQPETCG; translated from the coding sequence ATGCTTAAAAAAATCATGTTAGTTGTACTGGCTCTGGCATTCACTGCTTCAACTGTTTTCGCTTTTGATTTCAACGGCGGCGACGGAAGAAAAGGAAAAAGACTGTGGAAAAGATATCACACTCAGTGTGCTGACGGCAAAACTCTTCCCAACAAAGTAGGCGCATCCACCAAGACTCAGGCTCAGTGGAAAGACGCTTTCAACAACCCCGCTAAACTGCCTTGCGGCGGAAAATGGGCAGACGGCATCAAAACTGAAGAGGATATGCAGAACGTTTTCAGATATCTCTTCGACCACGCTGCTGACTCTGATCAGCCCGAAACTTGCGGTTAA
- a CDS encoding enoyl-CoA hydratase/isomerase family protein, translating to MTTSPIITEKSDQKGYITLNRPEAHNTFSTEFALLLNKALEDFDKDEDIRVVIIRNNGNNFSTGIDLRELETVEDSKLLEFISLMDRHNHTIANMKKPVLSSVKGYCVANGAGLSFACDMTVAAESARFGTTAVNIGLICTGPGIPLIANVGRKKAMEMVLLGELLSAQQTHELGLVNWVVADDELDAKTEEIADKLASKSPFAVSAGKRGLSAAYDLGYHASIDNGSKVFAALCATEDAAEGIRAFLEKRKAEWKLR from the coding sequence ATGACAACATCACCAATCATCACAGAAAAATCAGACCAAAAAGGATACATAACTCTGAACAGACCAGAGGCGCATAACACATTCAGCACCGAATTTGCACTCCTTCTGAACAAGGCTCTGGAGGATTTTGATAAAGATGAAGATATCAGGGTGGTCATAATAAGAAATAACGGTAATAATTTTTCCACAGGCATAGACCTGCGTGAGCTTGAAACCGTTGAAGACAGCAAACTCCTTGAGTTCATCTCGCTGATGGACAGACACAACCACACCATAGCAAACATGAAAAAGCCTGTTCTATCGTCTGTTAAGGGCTACTGCGTGGCAAACGGTGCGGGACTGAGCTTCGCATGCGACATGACCGTTGCGGCAGAGAGCGCAAGGTTCGGCACAACGGCTGTAAACATAGGGTTGATCTGCACAGGCCCCGGAATCCCTCTGATAGCAAACGTGGGCAGAAAGAAGGCTATGGAGATGGTGCTTCTGGGTGAGCTGCTTTCAGCTCAGCAGACGCATGAGCTTGGGCTGGTGAACTGGGTTGTGGCGGATGATGAGCTTGACGCAAAAACCGAGGAAATAGCCGACAAACTGGCCTCTAAAAGCCCCTTCGCTGTTTCGGCCGGAAAGCGGGGACTCAGTGCGGCCTATGATCTGGGCTATCACGCATCCATAGACAACGGCTCAAAGGTGTTTGCGGCACTCTGCGCAACGGAGGACGCCGCCGAAGGCATCAGGGCGTTCCTTGAAAAGCGTAAGGCCGAATGGAAGCTGAGATAA
- a CDS encoding DUF4062 domain-containing protein: MDVKYQIFISSTYEDLKQEREVVIKSIMELNHIPAGMEQFPAMDEKQLEYIKRIIDISDYYVLIIAGRYGSTDSTGISYTEMEYDYAIKQGIPTLVFIHQEIDKIEFGKSEQDQEKRLKLESFKKKASANKLVKFWNDANDLALKINTSISQASILYPRVGWKRANLIANEFVMSDLIVKNKEVEELKDKIAKIEIQPKFEGLANLSDFFTFRISDNMGTSADLTYTWNRIFSIIASYIKSQSSLEEIRNKAAQDFLRITNTYNRVGLNTCKINNVHFDDIINQFECYNFITYESNEACLTDRGKEYYRYSRAIRTELES, encoded by the coding sequence ATGGACGTGAAGTATCAAATATTTATTAGCTCTACTTATGAAGACTTAAAACAGGAAAGAGAAGTTGTAATAAAATCCATCATGGAATTAAATCATATTCCTGCCGGGATGGAACAGTTTCCAGCTATGGATGAAAAGCAGCTTGAATATATAAAGCGCATTATTGACATAAGCGACTACTATGTTCTCATAATTGCAGGACGCTACGGTTCAACTGATTCAACTGGGATTAGCTATACAGAAATGGAGTATGATTATGCTATTAAGCAAGGTATTCCAACTCTTGTTTTTATTCATCAAGAAATAGATAAAATTGAATTTGGTAAAAGCGAACAAGACCAAGAAAAAAGACTAAAGCTCGAAAGTTTCAAAAAAAAAGCAAGCGCAAATAAGCTTGTTAAATTTTGGAATGATGCCAATGACTTGGCTCTAAAAATAAATACATCTATTTCACAAGCTTCCATCCTATACCCGAGAGTCGGATGGAAAAGAGCAAATTTGATCGCAAATGAATTTGTGATGTCGGATTTAATTGTCAAAAATAAAGAAGTTGAAGAACTCAAGGATAAAATTGCAAAAATTGAAATTCAACCTAAATTTGAAGGATTAGCAAACCTTTCAGATTTTTTTACTTTTAGAATATCTGACAATATGGGAACATCAGCTGACTTGACCTACACATGGAACAGAATATTTTCCATCATTGCCTCATATATCAAGTCGCAATCTTCATTAGAAGAAATAAGAAATAAAGCCGCACAAGATTTTCTCAGAATAACAAATACATATAACAGAGTTGGACTCAATACATGCAAAATTAATAATGTTCATTTTGATGACATAATAAACCAATTTGAATGTTACAATTTTATTACATACGAATCGAATGAAGCATGCCTAACTGATAGAGGAAAAGAATATTATCGTTATTCAAGAGCAATAAGAACTGAATTGGAATCTTAA
- a CDS encoding DNA recombination protein RmuC: MSYLLAIVIFMAGCAFGFGLAYFLRQREREMAEGLKGVFAQVSMDSLSRNSEEFMRLAKSVLEAKTGEGEKQLESKKELIDAQLVNMKDSLEKLQLFMNSMEKDREAKFAEISEQIKGTVRQTERLTDVANDLNRALSSSAERGRWGERMALDIIRAAGLVEGVNYKEQQTMKNGSRPDFTFFLPKGLMLNMDVKFPLDNYVRYYQTDGAERESCLKLFIKDVRTKIKDVKDRGYVDRAEDTLDVVLLFIPNESVYEFIYENDDTVMDFALNNNVILTSPMSLFAVLAVIRQSVENFAFESTSADMLKLFGEFYKQWKMFSEKFEMLGRRIDDVKKEFEVLTTTRTKQLERPLEKIDTLRREKGLEID, encoded by the coding sequence ATGAGCTATCTGCTTGCGATAGTTATCTTTATGGCGGGATGCGCCTTCGGCTTCGGCCTGGCGTATTTTCTGCGTCAGCGTGAGAGGGAGATGGCGGAGGGGCTGAAAGGCGTTTTCGCTCAGGTGTCCATGGACAGCCTGTCCAGAAACTCCGAGGAGTTCATGCGCCTTGCGAAATCCGTTCTGGAGGCAAAAACAGGCGAGGGCGAGAAACAGCTTGAGAGCAAGAAAGAGCTGATCGACGCTCAGCTGGTGAACATGAAGGACAGCCTTGAAAAATTACAGCTCTTCATGAACTCAATGGAGAAGGACAGAGAGGCGAAGTTTGCCGAAATTTCCGAACAGATAAAGGGCACTGTTCGCCAGACAGAGAGGCTTACAGACGTTGCCAACGACCTTAACCGTGCGCTTTCGTCCTCTGCCGAGCGGGGCAGATGGGGCGAGCGGATGGCACTGGACATCATCCGTGCGGCAGGGCTGGTAGAGGGCGTGAACTATAAGGAACAGCAGACGATGAAGAACGGCAGCAGACCGGATTTCACGTTTTTCCTGCCCAAGGGGCTGATGCTGAATATGGACGTAAAATTCCCTCTGGATAACTATGTCAGATACTACCAGACAGACGGTGCTGAGAGAGAATCATGCCTGAAACTGTTCATCAAGGATGTCAGAACCAAGATAAAAGATGTCAAAGACAGAGGCTACGTTGACAGAGCGGAGGACACGCTGGATGTGGTTCTGCTGTTCATCCCCAACGAGAGCGTTTATGAATTTATATATGAAAATGACGACACGGTGATGGATTTTGCATTGAACAACAATGTGATACTCACATCGCCGATGTCTCTGTTCGCCGTTCTGGCGGTTATCCGTCAGTCGGTGGAGAACTTTGCATTCGAGAGCACTTCGGCGGACATGCTGAAACTGTTCGGCGAGTTTTATAAGCAGTGGAAGATGTTCTCAGAGAAATTCGAAATGCTCGGACGCAGAATAGACGACGTTAAAAAGGAGTTCGAGGTGCTCACAACCACCCGAACCAAGCAGCTTGAGAGACCGCTTGAGAAGATAGATACACTCCGCAGAGAGAAAGGGCTGGAGATAGATTAA
- a CDS encoding precorrin-8X methylmutase, with protein sequence MNKGDRIEKESFEIIEAGCDLSAYDERQKRVVMRLIHTTGDFEFAKMTLFSPDAIDRAMDALDRKLPVICDVNMVKTAITAKYTDAVGIERHCFIADERVAKEAAAQGKTRAEYSIEYAAENFPDAIYAVGNAPTALLKIMELHRQGRINPALVIGLPVGFVMAAESKAMLAESGMEYITNIGTKGGSPCAGAVMNALIKIKAGI encoded by the coding sequence ATGAACAAGGGCGACAGAATAGAAAAGGAATCATTCGAGATTATAGAAGCTGGCTGCGACCTTTCGGCATATGACGAACGTCAGAAGCGGGTGGTCATGAGGCTGATACACACCACAGGGGATTTTGAGTTCGCAAAAATGACCCTTTTCAGTCCGGACGCCATCGACAGGGCAATGGACGCTCTGGACAGAAAACTGCCTGTTATTTGTGACGTAAACATGGTCAAAACGGCCATAACGGCCAAATATACCGATGCGGTGGGAATTGAGAGGCACTGTTTCATAGCGGATGAGAGGGTGGCGAAAGAGGCGGCGGCACAGGGCAAGACCCGTGCGGAATACAGCATCGAATATGCCGCAGAGAATTTCCCCGATGCAATATACGCTGTGGGCAATGCACCCACTGCACTGCTGAAAATAATGGAGCTTCACAGGCAGGGCAGAATAAACCCTGCGCTGGTGATAGGCCTGCCAGTGGGGTTTGTCATGGCAGCGGAGAGCAAGGCTATGCTTGCCGAAAGCGGCATGGAATATATCACAAATATAGGCACAAAGGGCGGAAGCCCCTGCGCCGGAGCGGTCATGAACGCTCTTATAAAAATCAAGGCGGGAATATGA
- the cobI gene encoding precorrin-2 C(20)-methyltransferase — protein MKIYGIGIGPGDPELLTVKAVRLMQESDVVVVPQSDKTGRSLAKDIIKDVISDEKIYMYYFPMTGNKADLDAKYAELAEQIAKMVKEGKKVSYVTIGDAPIYSTLNYLAHKLGLHGIKMEFVPGISAISAVPNILCLSVTEKDESFCTVEMKEDTAFLKECTEKFATVFVMKVHNKLDVLKKFVKENNIKTAYVISRATLADEIILNLNSDEQKDINYLSTAILKKGRA, from the coding sequence ATGAAAATTTACGGAATAGGCATAGGCCCCGGCGACCCCGAACTTCTCACCGTTAAGGCTGTGCGCCTGATGCAGGAGAGCGATGTCGTTGTTGTGCCCCAGTCGGACAAAACGGGCAGGAGCCTTGCAAAGGACATAATTAAAGACGTTATATCTGACGAGAAAATATACATGTACTATTTTCCCATGACGGGGAACAAGGCCGATCTGGACGCAAAATATGCCGAACTGGCAGAACAGATAGCCAAAATGGTGAAAGAGGGCAAAAAAGTTTCATACGTCACCATCGGCGATGCGCCCATCTACTCAACCCTGAACTATCTGGCGCACAAACTGGGACTGCACGGCATAAAAATGGAGTTCGTACCGGGTATATCTGCCATTTCCGCAGTGCCGAACATCCTCTGCCTTTCCGTAACTGAGAAAGACGAGAGTTTCTGCACCGTTGAGATGAAAGAGGACACGGCGTTTCTGAAAGAATGCACTGAAAAGTTTGCCACAGTGTTTGTCATGAAGGTGCATAACAAACTGGACGTGCTGAAAAAATTCGTTAAAGAGAACAACATAAAGACGGCGTATGTCATTTCCCGTGCCACACTGGCAGACGAGATCATTCTGAACCTGAACAGTGACGAGCAGAAGGACATAAACTATCTTTCCACAGCGATACTTAAGAAGGGCAGAGCATGA
- a CDS encoding cobyrinate a,c-diamide synthase: MFSSFMIAADKSGSGKTTLTTGIIRYLTRTGRTVAPFKCGPDYIDTLHLERASGRKAYNLDSVMLSRSTVADVFTKGCAGADAAVIEGVMGILDGVSHTDFAGSSADVASIIDVPCVLVLDCSGSSYTAAAMARGISELAKVRIAGVVLNNIASDRHAFLVRSAVETHTDCKVLGTLPKNSEKLLGSRHLGIKTAMEVDGEYLDACADFASANVNIEDLLKLCRMAEAAAYPAALSEKRDKTAYVAYDKAFQFYYNSNIDFLRSAGFDVRFFSPLAGEGIDGADFVYIGGGYPELYAKQLSESPTAKIIKDYAESGGKLYAECGGLMFLSGGIHTSDGFFPMAGVFDCVTRMCDRRQALGYVRAELLKDCILGRAGESNIGHEFHYSAMESYSGEYAYRLTRVTDGKTSLDGLIYKNTAAAYTHLHFLCDNPLIKNLII, translated from the coding sequence ATGTTCAGCTCATTCATGATCGCCGCCGACAAGAGCGGCTCAGGCAAAACCACTCTGACAACAGGGATAATCCGATATCTCACCCGCACGGGGCGAACTGTCGCTCCTTTTAAGTGCGGCCCTGACTATATCGACACCCTGCACCTTGAGCGGGCTTCCGGCAGAAAGGCCTATAATCTGGACAGTGTTATGCTGTCGAGAAGCACTGTTGCCGATGTCTTTACCAAAGGCTGTGCGGGGGCTGATGCCGCCGTTATCGAAGGGGTTATGGGGATACTGGATGGTGTTTCCCATACGGACTTTGCGGGGAGCAGTGCGGACGTTGCATCAATCATCGATGTGCCCTGCGTTCTGGTACTCGACTGTTCCGGCAGTTCATACACTGCGGCGGCCATGGCTCGTGGTATCTCGGAACTTGCAAAGGTTCGCATCGCAGGTGTGGTGCTGAACAACATAGCTTCCGACCGTCACGCATTTCTGGTGCGTTCGGCTGTGGAGACCCATACGGACTGCAAGGTGCTGGGCACTCTGCCAAAAAACAGCGAAAAGCTCCTCGGTTCCAGACATCTGGGGATAAAGACCGCTATGGAGGTTGACGGGGAATATCTTGACGCATGCGCAGATTTTGCATCCGCCAATGTCAATATAGAAGACCTTCTGAAGCTGTGCAGGATGGCTGAGGCTGCGGCGTATCCGGCTGCTCTGAGCGAAAAGAGAGATAAAACCGCATACGTTGCATACGATAAGGCGTTCCAGTTCTATTACAATTCCAACATCGACTTCCTTCGTTCGGCAGGGTTTGACGTGCGCTTTTTCAGCCCGTTGGCAGGCGAGGGGATAGACGGGGCGGATTTTGTTTATATCGGCGGCGGATATCCTGAGCTTTATGCCAAACAGCTTTCAGAAAGCCCCACCGCCAAGATCATAAAAGACTACGCCGAATCCGGCGGCAAGCTCTATGCCGAATGCGGCGGGCTGATGTTCCTGTCCGGCGGCATCCACACCTCAGACGGATTTTTTCCCATGGCGGGCGTGTTTGACTGCGTCACCAGAATGTGCGACAGGCGGCAGGCTCTGGGCTATGTCCGTGCGGAACTGCTTAAAGACTGCATTCTGGGCAGGGCGGGAGAATCGAACATCGGCCACGAGTTCCACTACTCGGCCATGGAAAGCTATTCGGGTGAATACGCCTACAGACTCACCAGAGTCACGGACGGCAAAACGTCTCTGGACGGACTGATATATAAGAACACGGCGGCGGCGTATACGCATCTGCACTTTCTGTGCGATAACCCGCTGATAAAGAATTTGATAATATAA
- the cbiR gene encoding cobamide remodeling phosphodiesterase CbiR translates to MKISAPSFVIPADRVSNVRYLKNMVDEVELLFFDSRHELDMPEESEIAALAKLGMAYSAHLPTDTDLNTPDGWLVIDAYLEKLKPLNLKRAVIHPAETSFFLKELAKRPDIIIENTDFYGSFFDDAVEMGFRICFDNAHAGDSAHKFHEKYAPYIAEYHLQGETGGKHHKSLEHIETNLLESILTHAKRNGATVCLEMFNEDDFLVSYEIIKEYK, encoded by the coding sequence ATGAAAATATCCGCTCCGTCATTTGTGATACCCGCCGACAGGGTGAGCAATGTCAGATATCTGAAAAACATGGTGGACGAGGTCGAACTTCTGTTTTTCGACAGCAGACACGAATTAGACATGCCCGAAGAGAGCGAAATTGCCGCTCTGGCAAAGCTGGGCATGGCATACAGCGCACATCTGCCCACCGACACAGACCTGAACACGCCTGACGGCTGGCTGGTGATAGATGCATATCTTGAAAAGCTGAAACCTCTGAACCTGAAACGGGCTGTTATTCATCCTGCCGAAACCTCCTTCTTTTTGAAAGAACTTGCAAAAAGACCTGATATCATTATCGAAAACACAGACTTTTACGGTTCATTCTTCGACGATGCAGTGGAAATGGGCTTCAGAATATGCTTTGACAACGCCCATGCGGGTGACAGCGCACATAAATTCCATGAAAAATATGCTCCCTATATAGCCGAATACCACCTTCAGGGGGAAACAGGCGGAAAGCATCACAAAAGTCTTGAGCATATAGAAACCAATCTGCTAGAATCCATCCTTACACATGCAAAGAGAAACGGGGCTACCGTCTGCCTTGAAATGTTCAATGAAGACGATTTTCTCGTATCATACGAAATAATTAAGGAATACAAATGA
- the cobU gene encoding bifunctional adenosylcobinamide kinase/adenosylcobinamide-phosphate guanylyltransferase, translating into MITLITGGVKSGKTAHALKLCDAYTGKTYVATAEAFDEAMQTKIDLHKAERDASWVTIEEPVSLHSVFDNAQEQDVILIDCITMWLNNLIYKQLNTEKHIEHFLVRLAECGKPVVLVTNETGLGVMPANPDACRFADELGKLNTKLAAMSDEVIFMISSIPLTIKGAKK; encoded by the coding sequence ATGATTACACTCATCACAGGCGGAGTTAAAAGCGGCAAGACAGCCCACGCCCTGAAACTCTGCGATGCCTACACCGGAAAGACCTATGTCGCCACTGCCGAAGCGTTTGACGAGGCGATGCAGACCAAAATAGACCTGCACAAGGCCGAAAGGGACGCAAGCTGGGTCACAATTGAAGAACCAGTAAGCCTCCACAGCGTTTTCGACAACGCACAGGAGCAGGATGTAATCCTCATAGACTGCATAACCATGTGGCTGAACAACCTTATCTACAAACAGCTGAACACCGAGAAGCACATAGAACATTTTCTCGTCCGGCTCGCCGAGTGCGGAAAGCCTGTGGTGCTGGTCACCAACGAAACGGGGCTTGGCGTTATGCCTGCAAACCCCGATGCATGCAGGTTTGCAGACGAACTGGGCAAGCTGAACACAAAACTGGCGGCAATGTCGGACGAAGTTATTTTCATGATATCCTCAATTCCCCTCACCATCAAAGGAGCAAAAAAATGA
- the cobT gene encoding nicotinate-nucleotide--dimethylbenzimidazole phosphoribosyltransferase, translating into MNIKDIISNIEPADKEVFRQAQERTANLIMPPRALGRLNDIGEKICSIQRTMKPKVDKRMVFVMAGDHGIVEERVAAFPQEVTGQMMGAFVAGLASINVLSRQAKSKVLVADIGAVCDVNAVPADPDNTFVVKKIRKGTANFTKGAAMTREEAEKCIMAGFEIADEMIKRYDLNLIATGDMGIGNTTPSSAIGAVFTGETAEVMTGFGSGIDNDALKRKIDVIKRGIELNKPDKSDALDVLSKVGGLEIGAIAGVILAGAYHKIPVLVDGIISAAGALIAYGLCPVAVEYMISGHKSVEPGQIKMLQYMGLEPLVDLGLRLGEGTGAVMAMHSVEAGVRVITEISTFAEAGVSTKEM; encoded by the coding sequence ATGAACATCAAAGATATAATCTCAAATATTGAACCCGCAGACAAAGAGGTTTTCAGACAGGCGCAGGAGCGCACCGCAAACCTCATCATGCCCCCCAGAGCACTGGGCAGGCTGAACGACATAGGCGAAAAGATATGCTCCATCCAGCGCACGATGAAACCTAAAGTGGATAAGCGCATGGTGTTTGTCATGGCGGGGGACCACGGAATAGTCGAAGAGCGTGTGGCGGCTTTCCCTCAGGAGGTCACAGGGCAGATGATGGGAGCTTTCGTTGCAGGGCTTGCGTCAATCAACGTTCTTTCCAGACAGGCAAAATCAAAGGTTCTGGTGGCCGACATAGGCGCCGTGTGCGATGTTAACGCCGTTCCTGCCGATCCCGACAACACTTTCGTTGTTAAAAAGATACGCAAAGGCACGGCCAACTTTACCAAAGGTGCCGCAATGACCCGTGAAGAGGCTGAAAAATGCATCATGGCAGGATTTGAAATTGCGGATGAAATGATAAAAAGATACGACCTGAACCTCATTGCCACTGGCGACATGGGTATAGGCAACACAACGCCCTCAAGCGCAATTGGAGCTGTTTTCACAGGTGAGACTGCTGAGGTTATGACCGGATTCGGCTCAGGAATCGACAACGATGCGCTGAAGCGCAAAATAGACGTTATCAAGCGTGGAATCGAGCTGAACAAGCCCGACAAATCCGATGCTCTGGACGTTCTTTCAAAGGTCGGCGGACTTGAGATAGGAGCCATCGCAGGGGTTATCCTTGCGGGCGCATACCATAAAATTCCTGTTCTGGTGGACGGAATAATCTCCGCCGCCGGAGCACTGATAGCCTACGGTCTGTGCCCTGTTGCGGTGGAATATATGATCAGCGGACACAAATCCGTTGAACCGGGTCAGATAAAAATGCTCCAGTACATGGGGCTTGAGCCTCTGGTTGACCTCGGTCTCAGACTGGGCGAAGGCACAGGCGCAGTGATGGCAATGCACTCTGTCGAGGCGGGCGTGCGGGTCATTACTGAAATATCCACATTTGCCGAGGCAGGCGTTTCCACTAAGGAGATGTGA
- the cobS gene encoding adenosylcobinamide-GDP ribazoletransferase, giving the protein MPRQAFPLRRCDIFKSYRDALSFLTVIRFNSPDFDGRKAVYSFVPVGLTVGLPLWLFYSYAQGFLPQTAMAVITVLYLVLITGALHLDGLADTADGIFSFRDREKMLEIMRDSRIGTMGAVAIVMVLLIKAFSAYSLGNPLYFLLIPAYSRFSMVFGFYMFEYARKEGTAAAFFGNFSPLIFVQGIIILALSFLLGLPQFIIFNIAFLVFIFLITRLYRNKIGGITGDMLGGMCEASEAFLFLVAVCIW; this is encoded by the coding sequence TTGCCGAGGCAGGCGTTTCCACTAAGGAGATGTGACATTTTTAAAAGCTATCGTGACGCACTGAGCTTTCTGACCGTTATCCGGTTCAATTCGCCGGATTTTGACGGACGGAAGGCTGTTTACAGTTTTGTTCCCGTTGGGCTGACAGTGGGGCTTCCCCTCTGGCTGTTCTACAGCTATGCGCAGGGTTTTCTGCCGCAGACGGCTATGGCTGTGATCACTGTGCTGTATCTGGTGCTGATAACGGGAGCACTCCATCTGGACGGGCTTGCGGACACGGCTGACGGTATCTTTTCATTCAGAGACCGTGAAAAAATGCTTGAGATAATGCGTGACAGCCGCATCGGCACAATGGGTGCGGTGGCTATAGTCATGGTTCTTCTGATAAAGGCTTTTTCGGCGTATTCACTTGGAAATCCTCTATATTTCCTGCTGATTCCGGCCTATTCCAGATTTTCCATGGTGTTCGGGTTCTACATGTTCGAATACGCCCGCAAAGAGGGCACAGCGGCGGCTTTCTTCGGAAATTTCTCACCTCTGATATTTGTTCAGGGGATTATTATTCTGGCTTTAAGTTTTCTTCTGGGGCTTCCCCAGTTCATAATATTCAACATAGCTTTTCTGGTCTTCATATTCCTGATAACAAGGCTTTACCGCAATAAGATTGGCGGCATAACAGGGGACATGCTGGGCGGGATGTGCGAAGCATCCGAGGCGTTCCTTTTCCTTGTGGCGGTGTGCATATGGTAA
- a CDS encoding pyridoxal phosphate-dependent aminotransferase — protein MVMYGHGGNVYSAAKAAGCHVDEIIDLSSNVSPFTPDSLLKGINIKSTIARLPEPYSLSLVSEIAKYHDVPEDTIIAGSGSSEFIQKICSLNTKKRALIIQPTYIDYMKQAELAEMQVCGCIMCGKKNFAFDENEILQCLPETAVCFICNPNNPTGTLIPKDEILFLADMFKKTLFVIDESYIDFCTDNNHTLIGCQQSNIVVLRSFSKAYGVAGLRAGYVYTQNRHLMAELKKAVSPWSLNSLAQEVCKRALNEDMRPYFDKIQNIKKQTIKRLSENENLEVIIGHANYMLIKLKKSDAASFCEYMLNHKILVRNCSNFVGLSDKYIRIAVREQIHMDTFCRLAEVYFRIY, from the coding sequence ATGGTAATGTACGGACACGGCGGAAACGTCTATTCGGCGGCGAAGGCGGCGGGCTGTCATGTGGACGAGATAATCGATCTCAGCAGCAACGTATCTCCTTTCACTCCCGACTCACTGCTGAAAGGCATCAACATCAAAAGCACCATTGCAAGGCTTCCGGAACCCTACAGCCTTAGCCTTGTGTCGGAAATTGCTAAATATCACGACGTGCCTGAAGACACGATAATTGCAGGAAGCGGCTCCTCGGAGTTCATCCAGAAAATATGTTCGCTGAACACGAAAAAACGGGCACTGATCATTCAGCCGACCTATATAGACTACATGAAGCAGGCGGAACTGGCGGAGATGCAGGTCTGCGGATGCATAATGTGCGGAAAAAAGAATTTCGCTTTCGACGAAAACGAAATTCTCCAATGTCTGCCGGAAACGGCGGTCTGCTTTATATGCAATCCCAACAACCCCACGGGAACGCTTATCCCCAAAGACGAAATTCTGTTTCTGGCGGATATGTTCAAAAAGACCCTGTTCGTCATTGACGAATCCTATATAGATTTCTGCACGGACAACAACCACACGCTCATCGGCTGTCAGCAGAGCAACATTGTGGTTCTGCGCTCATTCTCGAAGGCATACGGAGTGGCGGGGCTGAGAGCGGGCTATGTTTACACCCAGAACAGACACCTGATGGCGGAACTGAAAAAGGCGGTGTCGCCGTGGAGTCTGAACAGTCTGGCGCAGGAGGTCTGCAAACGTGCACTGAACGAGGATATGCGCCCCTATTTCGATAAAATCCAGAACATTAAAAAACAAACCATAAAAAGACTTTCGGAGAACGAAAATCTGGAAGTGATCATCGGACACGCCAATTATATGCTGATAAAACTGAAAAAATCCGATGCCGCATCCTTCTGCGAATATATGCTGAACCACAAAATTCTGGTGCGCAACTGCTCAAATTTCGTAGGCCTCAGCGACAAATACATCCGAATAGCCGTAAGGGAACAGATTCACATGGACACCTTCTGCCGTCTGGCGGAAGTGTATTTCAGGATATACTGA